One Chloroflexota bacterium DNA window includes the following coding sequences:
- a CDS encoding GntR family transcriptional regulator, translating into MTIEESLASLAPIWGIHAETASTADAVYATLREAVISGQLKPGESLIEEQIARQFNVSRTPVREALMKLEAENLGTRIPRRGLVIRRIAEREVLDVYTVRVELDSLAARLSATHARPPERARLHWINQQIVETGNLGDISGTARLSSQFHIALAEASHNTLLLQLAKQIQEMLTAFASPTYNYPGRALAAAAEHDAVLKAIDAGDAERAAQLARDHIVREQQVRVTMLRRSQP; encoded by the coding sequence GTGACCATCGAGGAGAGTCTGGCATCGCTCGCCCCGATCTGGGGCATCCACGCGGAAACCGCGAGCACTGCCGACGCGGTCTACGCGACGCTTCGCGAGGCCGTCATCTCTGGACAGCTGAAGCCGGGTGAGAGCCTGATCGAGGAGCAGATCGCGCGCCAGTTCAATGTCAGCCGGACCCCGGTCCGCGAGGCGTTGATGAAGCTGGAGGCCGAGAACCTCGGCACGCGCATCCCCCGTCGCGGGCTGGTGATCAGGCGGATCGCCGAGCGCGAGGTGCTGGACGTCTACACGGTGCGCGTCGAGCTTGACAGCCTGGCGGCCCGCCTCTCAGCAACCCACGCCAGGCCGCCGGAGCGGGCACGTCTGCACTGGATCAACCAGCAGATCGTCGAAACCGGCAACCTCGGGGACATCAGCGGGACAGCGCGGCTCAGCAGCCAGTTCCATATCGCGCTCGCCGAGGCCTCGCACAACACCCTGCTGCTCCAACTGGCGAAGCAGATTCAGGAGATGCTGACGGCGTTCGCCTCGCCAACCTACAACTACCCGGGGCGGGCGCTGGCCGCCGCCGCCGAGCACGACGCAGTCCTGAAAGCCATCGACGCTGGGGATGCCGAGCGTGCAGCCCAGCTCGCGCGAGACCACATCGTCCGCGAACAGCAGGTGCGGGTGACGATGCTCCGGCGGTCGCAGCCCTGA
- a CDS encoding thiolase family protein, producing MTDSIKDTVAIVGTGISRQGQLPGSDAYALAAEAFKAAIDDAGLEKEDIDGISVRALDPIHGSAQEVARTLGLNPPFLFTGQFGGASTTIAIQQAALAIHHGLAKTVAVVYACNNRSVRRRFNTPRYEHHAPYGHFGPGARLALAIHRYFHDYYGLEKSDEDSLRPLQQKLGALAVAARRHASLTPHGYIRKPMTIEQYLDDRYIVWPLRRPDYALISDGGGCLILTSAERARDMKKPPILISGMGQGHVPRAQEHPSYILQRQMEGMAAEGVYRSSGLGPSDMDAMYVYDSFTILSLFALENFGICKPGEGLEFIQNGRTEFDGAFPLNTNGGHTAESYIGGILHYVEAARQMWGEAGPRQIKKRLDTILCTGEGTGGTDAGAVILRKG from the coding sequence GTGACTGATAGCATCAAGGACACCGTCGCCATCGTGGGGACGGGCATCTCTCGGCAGGGTCAGCTGCCCGGGTCCGATGCCTACGCGCTCGCCGCCGAGGCCTTCAAGGCGGCAATCGACGATGCTGGCCTCGAGAAAGAGGATATCGACGGCATCTCGGTCCGCGCCCTGGACCCGATCCACGGATCGGCACAGGAGGTCGCGCGGACGCTCGGGCTGAACCCGCCGTTCCTCTTCACCGGGCAGTTCGGCGGCGCCAGCACCACCATCGCGATCCAGCAGGCGGCGTTGGCGATCCACCACGGCCTCGCCAAGACGGTGGCGGTGGTCTACGCCTGCAACAACCGCTCGGTGCGGCGACGGTTCAACACGCCACGCTACGAGCATCATGCGCCGTATGGCCACTTCGGTCCGGGCGCGCGGCTCGCCCTGGCGATCCACCGCTACTTCCACGACTACTACGGCCTGGAGAAGAGCGACGAGGACTCGCTGCGACCGTTGCAGCAGAAGCTCGGCGCGCTGGCCGTCGCCGCACGCCGCCACGCCTCGCTGACCCCGCACGGCTACATTCGCAAGCCGATGACCATCGAGCAGTACCTGGACGACCGGTACATCGTCTGGCCGCTGCGCCGCCCTGACTACGCCCTGATCAGCGATGGCGGCGGCTGCTTGATCCTGACCTCCGCGGAGCGCGCCCGCGACATGAAGAAGCCGCCGATCCTGATCTCGGGGATGGGCCAGGGGCACGTGCCGCGCGCCCAGGAGCACCCCTCGTACATCCTCCAGCGGCAGATGGAAGGCATGGCCGCCGAGGGCGTCTATCGCAGCAGCGGGCTCGGCCCGAGCGACATGGACGCGATGTACGTCTATGACAGCTTCACGATCCTGAGTCTGTTCGCCCTCGAAAACTTCGGCATCTGCAAGCCTGGCGAGGGCCTGGAGTTCATTCAGAACGGCCGCACCGAGTTCGACGGCGCGTTCCCCCTCAACACGAACGGCGGACACACCGCCGAGAGCTACATCGGCGGCATCCTCCACTACGTCGAAGCGGCCCGCCAGATGTGGGGCGAGGCTGGCCCCCGCCAGATCAAGAAGCGCCTCGACACGATCCTCTGCACCGGCGAAGGCACCGGCGGCACCGACGCGGGCGCCGTCATCCTGCGAAAGGGCTAG
- a CDS encoding OB-fold domain-containing protein, translated as MAEYLKPLPDLDNEITRPFWDHIKNHELRMQKCTDCGHVRFPVTPVCTDCLSDSFEWALLSGKGTLWSWNQVYHLYNKGWQDEMPYNVGYVLLDEGIGLITNMVNVDVADLRFDMPVEVVFDDVTPEVTLPKFQPARS; from the coding sequence ATGGCCGAGTACCTCAAGCCACTCCCGGACCTCGACAACGAGATCACCCGGCCGTTCTGGGACCACATCAAGAACCACGAGCTGCGGATGCAGAAGTGCACCGATTGCGGCCACGTCCGCTTTCCGGTCACGCCGGTCTGCACGGACTGCCTCTCGGACAGCTTCGAATGGGCGCTGCTGAGTGGCAAAGGCACGCTCTGGTCCTGGAACCAGGTCTACCACCTCTACAACAAGGGCTGGCAGGACGAGATGCCCTACAACGTCGGCTACGTCCTGCTCGACGAGGGCATCGGCCTGATCACCAATATGGTGAACGTGGACGTCGCCGATCTACGCTTCGACATGCCCGTAGAAGTCGTCTTCGACGACGTGACCCCCGAGGTCACCCTGCCAAAATTCCAGCCGGCGCGCTCGTGA
- a CDS encoding CoA transferase, producing the protein MTTDGSGQGDQPAAGVGPLAGLRVVDFGRFAVGPAAGMYLGQLGAEVIKIESPTGDGSQKVMPLKQGVSIVYMTVNSCKQNILLDLRDPADRDVAFRLACSADVLIENFRTGVIDRLGLGYEAVSAVNPRIVYGSASGYGSRGPMRELGSTDHFGQAISGFVSVNGSPGGEPELLRQAGFVDMASAQRLLQAILAGLYIRERTGRGQKVETSQLAAGLGLVITRLAEAALGDASPEPLGSASPTCVPSQAFRCADGQWLFVSTETPDQWQRLCQALGRADLAEDHRFASNRMRVAHRDALVAVLSACFAEQPAADWEQRLLQHGVPAALHWAAPTHAPLWSDPHVTAAALSQMVETPWGRVRIVRPPWQFSETPATLTRSPRPDEHGVEIRQRLAAPAQEDAAAASPAHTNGASRSAASAFTVSRGGAASDGRPFAPLRVVDISQGYAGPSCSMLLGDLGADVVKVEPPQGDYTRELGPPFVGNESTPYLSVNRSKRGVVLDLETAGGRAALDRLLATADVFISDLLPAEAARLGLDDATLRTRLSALVHCVITPFGEAGPYVARPASELTVQGFAGIGRFLGALDEPPVRLGADVVGLTAGVHAFVGIVSALIRQARTGRGQKVGIDQLLTLLSTECSQLARESDPDEWIGPVRAASQPPEHPYPTADVPVYFTLARTGQEDTWPRFFRDLGLPALADDSRFAGQRQRQAHHHELAEAMAPRLAQLQADEILALVYRHGGLGVRAHTLRSVLDDPQVAATEMLVTVQHPDLGPLRGVNVPFELVMTRPSVTLPPPRLGEHTHEVLNELRTHTEGTGGHRS; encoded by the coding sequence ATGACCACGGACGGGAGCGGACAGGGAGACCAGCCGGCTGCGGGCGTGGGACCGCTTGCCGGCCTGCGGGTTGTCGACTTCGGCCGATTCGCGGTGGGGCCGGCAGCGGGGATGTACCTCGGGCAGCTTGGGGCCGAGGTGATCAAGATCGAATCGCCGACTGGCGACGGCAGCCAGAAGGTCATGCCACTGAAGCAGGGCGTCAGCATCGTCTACATGACGGTGAACTCCTGCAAGCAGAACATCCTGTTGGACTTGCGCGATCCGGCCGACCGCGACGTGGCGTTTCGGCTGGCCTGCAGCGCCGATGTGCTGATCGAGAACTTCCGAACCGGCGTGATCGACCGGTTGGGCCTCGGCTACGAGGCCGTCTCGGCGGTCAACCCACGGATCGTCTACGGCTCGGCGTCTGGGTACGGCAGCCGTGGCCCGATGCGCGAGCTTGGCAGCACCGACCACTTCGGGCAGGCGATCAGCGGATTCGTGTCGGTCAACGGCAGCCCCGGCGGCGAGCCTGAACTGCTGCGGCAGGCCGGCTTCGTGGACATGGCCAGCGCGCAGCGGCTGCTCCAGGCGATCCTTGCCGGGCTCTACATCCGCGAGCGGACGGGGCGCGGCCAGAAGGTCGAGACCTCGCAGCTTGCGGCCGGCCTGGGGCTGGTGATCACCCGCCTCGCCGAGGCCGCCCTGGGGGACGCCTCGCCCGAGCCGCTCGGCAGCGCCAGCCCGACCTGCGTCCCCAGCCAGGCGTTCCGGTGCGCCGACGGTCAGTGGCTGTTCGTCTCGACGGAGACGCCAGACCAGTGGCAGCGGCTCTGCCAGGCGCTCGGACGCGCGGACCTCGCGGAGGACCACCGCTTCGCCAGCAACCGCATGCGCGTGGCACACCGCGATGCACTGGTGGCCGTGCTGTCAGCCTGCTTCGCCGAGCAGCCGGCTGCCGACTGGGAGCAGCGCCTCCTCCAGCATGGCGTTCCGGCCGCGCTGCACTGGGCCGCCCCGACGCATGCGCCGCTCTGGTCAGACCCGCATGTCACCGCCGCTGCGCTGAGCCAGATGGTCGAGACGCCCTGGGGCCGCGTCCGGATCGTGCGTCCACCCTGGCAGTTCAGCGAGACCCCGGCGACGTTGACCCGCTCGCCCCGGCCTGACGAGCACGGCGTCGAGATCCGCCAGCGCCTGGCCGCGCCGGCCCAGGAGGACGCAGCGGCAGCCAGCCCGGCGCACACCAACGGCGCTTCGCGTTCGGCTGCCTCTGCATTCACTGTATCCAGAGGCGGGGCAGCGAGCGACGGCCGGCCGTTCGCGCCCCTCCGCGTGGTGGACATCTCCCAGGGGTATGCCGGCCCCTCCTGCTCGATGCTCCTGGGCGATCTCGGTGCGGACGTGGTCAAGGTCGAGCCGCCACAGGGTGACTACACCCGCGAGCTCGGCCCCCCATTCGTCGGGAACGAGAGCACACCCTACCTGAGCGTGAACCGCAGCAAGCGCGGCGTGGTGCTCGATCTGGAGACCGCCGGGGGCAGGGCGGCGCTCGACAGGCTGCTCGCGACCGCCGACGTGTTCATCTCAGACCTGCTGCCCGCCGAAGCCGCGCGCCTCGGCCTGGACGACGCGACGCTGCGAACGCGCCTCTCGGCCCTGGTTCACTGCGTCATCACGCCGTTCGGCGAGGCTGGGCCGTACGTGGCTCGGCCCGCCTCCGAGCTGACGGTCCAGGGCTTCGCTGGCATCGGACGCTTCCTGGGCGCACTCGACGAGCCGCCGGTCCGCCTCGGTGCGGACGTGGTGGGGCTGACAGCCGGCGTGCACGCCTTTGTCGGCATCGTCTCAGCGCTGATTCGGCAGGCCCGGACCGGACGCGGCCAGAAGGTCGGCATCGATCAACTCCTGACACTGCTCTCCACCGAGTGCTCGCAGCTAGCCCGTGAGAGCGACCCTGACGAGTGGATCGGGCCGGTGCGCGCCGCGTCGCAGCCGCCCGAGCACCCGTACCCCACCGCGGACGTGCCGGTGTACTTCACGCTGGCGCGAACAGGCCAGGAGGACACCTGGCCGCGGTTCTTCCGTGACCTGGGGCTGCCCGCGCTGGCGGACGACTCGCGATTCGCAGGTCAGCGTCAACGCCAGGCACACCACCATGAGCTTGCCGAGGCCATGGCGCCCCGCCTCGCCCAGCTTCAGGCCGACGAGATCCTGGCCCTGGTGTACCGCCACGGCGGCCTGGGTGTGCGGGCGCACACGCTCCGCTCAGTCCTGGATGACCCACAGGTCGCTGCCACCGAGATGCTCGTGACGGTCCAGCATCCGGATCTGGGGCCGTTGCGCGGCGTCAACGTGCCGTTCGAGCTGGTCATGACCCGCCCGTCGGTCACGCTGCCACCACCCCGCCTGGGAGAGCACACGCACGAGGTGCTGAACGAGCTACGCACGCACACAGAGGGGACAGGAGGTCACCGCTCGTGA
- a CDS encoding ABC transporter permease produces MATISVPRPVNQPSRASSTKKALGRFARSRPLGVIGGAVILILIVAAVFAPIISPYDPNDTAILAKLQAPSWEHPFGTDNLGRDILSRVIYGARQSLMISIAATLAGSLVGGLIGLCSAFSSTRVDMLIQRVADVMLAFPNLILLLALVAALGPSLPTIVVALAIGNVPRVNRLVRSAALTIKSTTYIEAAQAIGCGSPRIILWHLAPNCLAPWFIYTATLFGQVILAEATLSFLGLGVPPPNPSWGSDLTAAQRYFLQSPWMALWPGVAMSAIVFGANLLGDSLRDALDPKLRGR; encoded by the coding sequence ATGGCCACGATCTCCGTCCCCCGTCCCGTCAACCAGCCATCCCGCGCCAGCTCCACGAAGAAGGCCCTCGGACGCTTCGCCCGCAGCCGGCCGCTGGGGGTCATCGGCGGCGCGGTGATCCTGATCCTGATCGTGGCGGCCGTCTTCGCGCCGATCATCTCGCCGTACGACCCAAACGACACGGCGATCCTCGCCAAGCTGCAAGCGCCATCCTGGGAGCACCCGTTCGGCACCGACAACCTCGGGCGCGACATCCTCAGCCGCGTGATCTACGGCGCTCGGCAGTCGCTGATGATCTCCATCGCCGCTACGCTGGCAGGGTCGCTGGTTGGCGGCCTGATCGGGTTGTGCAGCGCGTTCAGCAGCACCCGGGTCGACATGCTGATCCAGCGCGTCGCCGACGTGATGCTCGCCTTCCCGAACCTGATCCTGCTGCTGGCGCTGGTCGCAGCGCTCGGGCCGTCCCTGCCGACCATCGTCGTGGCCCTCGCCATCGGCAATGTGCCACGCGTCAACCGGCTGGTGCGCTCGGCGGCGCTCACCATCAAGAGCACCACCTACATCGAGGCGGCGCAGGCCATCGGCTGCGGCAGCCCGCGCATCATCCTCTGGCACCTCGCACCAAACTGCCTGGCGCCGTGGTTCATCTACACCGCCACGCTGTTCGGGCAGGTGATCCTGGCCGAGGCGACCCTCTCCTTCCTGGGGCTCGGCGTGCCACCGCCAAACCCCTCCTGGGGCAGCGACCTGACGGCCGCGCAGCGCTACTTCCTGCAGTCGCCGTGGATGGCGCTCTGGCCGGGCGTCGCGATGAGCGCCATCGTGTTCGGCGCGAACCTGCTGGGCGACTCGCTGCGCGACGCCCTCGATCCGAAGCTGCGGGGGCGGTAA
- a CDS encoding dual specificity protein phosphatase family protein — protein sequence MRAPHVRTNADTTGPQPNDDIPDVAWLEPAFAIGRRPDPPQRRQVRALGIDTVITLHTPDPDEPRSWEALGVRLIPYPTVDWEEIAAGRFSAVVREIQTQHRMGRTVLLHCIMGINRAPTFAAAFLCWRDNLPVDDALARVRHARPTMDPTRDQVNSLRAWNGGGNPPAINAPVPKLILPPANRRPRPSSRP from the coding sequence ATGCGCGCACCGCACGTCCGAACGAACGCCGACACCACCGGTCCGCAGCCGAACGACGACATCCCAGATGTTGCGTGGCTCGAGCCGGCGTTCGCCATCGGGCGGCGGCCGGACCCGCCCCAGCGCCGGCAGGTGCGTGCGCTCGGCATCGACACGGTGATCACCCTGCACACCCCGGACCCAGATGAGCCACGAAGCTGGGAGGCCCTCGGGGTTCGCCTGATCCCGTACCCGACGGTGGACTGGGAGGAGATCGCGGCCGGCCGGTTCTCGGCCGTGGTCCGCGAGATCCAGACCCAGCACCGGATGGGGCGCACGGTGCTGCTGCACTGCATCATGGGCATCAACCGCGCGCCGACGTTCGCAGCGGCGTTTCTCTGTTGGCGGGACAACCTGCCGGTTGACGACGCCCTCGCACGGGTGCGACACGCTCGCCCGACCATGGACCCCACCCGCGATCAGGTGAACTCGCTGCGCGCGTGGAATGGGGGTGGGAATCCCCCTGCGATCAACGCTCCCGTCCCGAAATTGATCCTGCCACCTGCCAACAGGCGCCCCCGCCCGTCCTCGCGCCCGTAG
- a CDS encoding ABC transporter substrate-binding protein, with the protein MLGSKAAPGVLVVIAALLLISCAPSAPAAKPTAAAQPPAAPTSAPAAQAASSPAAAQPAASSPAAASPAAAAAPAASGAAAAAAASKPAAPGAFAVPQGKRGGTLVNIRNLRPTSFDPYFTLTWSSITYSSPVFSQLLRINPTKSAPVTGDDLVPDLAERWEVSADGKTMTFFLRKGVKWHNGSAFSAKDVKFSIERMADPKITFFAGDLADLDKVEVVDDSTVRVLWKVPSASRLATFAMGYSVILSADFHPTADRKTEAFAMGTGPFKLVSSVPGQEYKYERNPDYYVQGLPFLDGITIKVVGTDALMPTMISGQGDTCSWVKGCVSNPQDAQQLKQQAPTLKLGSPPQPVARPLGRAVYFNTSVPGPLQSADVRKALAMAIDVDSIVARYGGPEWAVRSGFFLPGMGLDVAEVNKLVGWDKPKADRIAEAKALLAKGGFANGFQAKALVRNQQEYVEAMTLITDGWRRDLGVQVTLDTPETAVEVEQRQRYDYQILWYFPTMKAGIHPSELASQFICNAPENWARHCNKDVDADFARISGILSGAELKSLARKVETTLLTDMPAVPLLYPVDVTVSKPDVQGLTVQSWLTNEDYATVWLDR; encoded by the coding sequence ATGCTCGGCTCGAAGGCCGCACCCGGTGTTCTCGTAGTCATCGCGGCGCTGCTGTTGATCAGTTGTGCGCCGAGCGCGCCAGCGGCGAAGCCAACGGCCGCCGCCCAGCCGCCCGCCGCGCCAACGAGTGCACCGGCAGCCCAGGCCGCAAGCTCGCCGGCCGCCGCTCAGCCGGCCGCAAGCTCGCCGGCGGCTGCCTCCCCGGCCGCTGCTGCTGCTCCAGCCGCCAGCGGCGCAGCAGCAGCAGCAGCAGCAAGCAAGCCGGCCGCGCCGGGCGCCTTCGCCGTTCCCCAGGGAAAGCGTGGCGGAACCCTGGTCAACATCCGCAACCTCCGCCCCACCTCGTTCGACCCCTACTTCACGCTGACGTGGTCATCGATCACCTACAGCTCGCCCGTCTTCTCCCAGCTGCTGCGCATCAACCCCACCAAGTCGGCCCCAGTCACCGGCGACGATCTCGTGCCCGACCTGGCCGAGCGCTGGGAGGTCAGCGCCGACGGCAAGACGATGACCTTCTTCCTGCGGAAGGGCGTCAAGTGGCACAACGGCTCGGCGTTCAGTGCCAAGGACGTCAAGTTCAGCATCGAGCGCATGGCCGATCCGAAGATCACGTTCTTCGCGGGTGACCTCGCCGACCTGGACAAGGTCGAAGTCGTCGACGATTCCACCGTTCGCGTGCTCTGGAAGGTGCCAAGCGCCTCCCGCCTCGCCACCTTTGCGATGGGCTACTCGGTGATCCTGTCCGCGGACTTCCATCCGACCGCCGACCGCAAGACCGAGGCGTTCGCGATGGGGACAGGCCCGTTCAAGCTCGTCAGCTCGGTTCCCGGCCAGGAGTACAAGTACGAGCGCAACCCGGACTACTACGTCCAGGGCCTCCCGTTCCTCGACGGCATCACCATCAAGGTCGTCGGCACCGACGCGCTGATGCCGACGATGATCAGCGGCCAGGGCGACACCTGCAGCTGGGTCAAGGGATGCGTCAGCAACCCGCAGGATGCCCAGCAGCTCAAGCAACAGGCGCCCACCCTGAAGCTCGGCTCCCCGCCGCAGCCAGTAGCCCGACCGCTGGGCCGCGCCGTCTACTTCAACACCTCGGTGCCCGGACCGCTCCAGTCGGCAGACGTCCGCAAGGCCCTGGCGATGGCCATCGACGTCGACTCCATCGTGGCGCGGTACGGTGGTCCGGAGTGGGCCGTCCGCAGCGGCTTCTTCCTGCCCGGCATGGGCCTGGACGTGGCCGAGGTCAACAAGCTGGTGGGCTGGGACAAGCCCAAGGCCGACCGCATCGCCGAGGCCAAGGCGCTGCTGGCGAAGGGCGGGTTCGCGAACGGCTTCCAGGCCAAAGCGCTCGTTCGCAATCAGCAGGAGTACGTCGAGGCGATGACCCTCATCACCGACGGCTGGCGTCGCGATCTCGGCGTGCAGGTCACCCTGGACACCCCTGAAACGGCCGTCGAAGTCGAGCAACGCCAGCGCTACGACTACCAGATCCTCTGGTACTTCCCCACCATGAAGGCCGGCATCCACCCGTCCGAGCTGGCCTCGCAGTTCATCTGCAACGCCCCCGAGAACTGGGCGCGCCACTGCAACAAGGACGTCGACGCCGACTTCGCCAGGATCTCCGGGATCCTGTCCGGGGCCGAGCTGAAGTCGCTGGCCCGCAAGGTTGAGACGACCCTCCTGACCGACATGCCGGCCGTGCCGCTGCTCTACCCCGTGGACGTCACCGTCAGCAAGCCGGACGTCCAGGGGCTGACCGTCCAGTCCTGGCTGACGAACGAGGACTACGCGACCGTCTGGCTCGACCGCTAA
- a CDS encoding amidohydrolase — protein sequence MIIDAHMHIHSPTFISARLRMFYARAAAYRSLPFRDPEALFPRTTKAIADPEGTYTIGEMDAHGVDIMVPMIVDHAIHVGEEAEIPFPKVVEHYAELMQRYKGRLYAFIGVDPRRPGGLELFERAVKEWGFRGLKLYPGNGYYPYDEVCTPFYKKCLELGVPVTFHTSPTPAPATSRFARPMNLSDLHGEYPDLTIIYAHAGHGAWWEEAAQVASGHPHGYLDLSQWPRDARKDLGGFIQKLGVMRDYVGAHRILWASDFGFGPSTSGDRSPLPHWLKTFKDLPATAEQYGVKFTQEEVDLMLGGNAQRILNLQPPA from the coding sequence ATGATCATTGACGCGCACATGCACATCCACTCGCCGACGTTCATCTCGGCGAGGCTACGGATGTTCTACGCCCGCGCGGCGGCGTACCGCTCGCTGCCGTTCCGCGATCCAGAGGCGCTGTTCCCGCGCACCACGAAGGCCATCGCAGATCCCGAGGGCACGTACACCATCGGCGAGATGGACGCGCACGGCGTGGACATCATGGTGCCGATGATCGTGGATCATGCGATCCACGTCGGCGAAGAGGCCGAGATCCCCTTCCCGAAGGTCGTGGAGCACTATGCTGAGCTGATGCAGCGCTACAAGGGACGCCTCTACGCCTTCATCGGCGTGGACCCCCGGCGGCCGGGCGGCCTGGAGCTGTTCGAGCGGGCCGTCAAGGAGTGGGGCTTCCGAGGTCTGAAGCTCTACCCCGGCAACGGCTACTACCCGTACGATGAGGTCTGTACGCCCTTCTACAAGAAGTGCCTGGAACTGGGCGTGCCGGTCACGTTCCACACCTCACCAACGCCAGCGCCGGCGACCTCGCGCTTCGCCCGCCCGATGAACCTGTCCGATCTCCACGGCGAATACCCAGACCTGACCATCATCTACGCCCACGCCGGGCACGGTGCGTGGTGGGAAGAAGCGGCACAGGTCGCGAGCGGCCACCCGCACGGCTACCTCGACCTCTCGCAGTGGCCGCGCGACGCCCGCAAGGATCTTGGAGGCTTCATCCAGAAGCTCGGCGTGATGCGCGACTACGTCGGGGCACACCGGATCCTCTGGGCCAGCGACTTCGGCTTCGGCCCGAGCACGTCCGGCGACCGCTCACCGCTGCCCCACTGGCTCAAGACCTTCAAGGATCTGCCCGCCACCGCCGAGCAGTACGGCGTCAAATTCACCCAGGAAGAGGTTGACCTGATGCTGGGCGGCAACGCGCAGCGCATTCTCAACCTGCAGCCGCCGGCCTGA
- a CDS encoding ABC transporter permease encodes MGRYILHRLLIMVPTALGGLLALFVIFRVLPGDPVLMMLGGGEGGSVDQRAYATLRAQLNLDQPIPLQFVTWLGAVMQGDLGMSYMTGHPVVTEIFLRFPTSVALMLMALAITIVLSVPMGILAALRQNSVLDYLLRIVGLSGLSMPPFWIGMLLILMLTTFWQWYPPAQYAPPYRDPWLAFQQLIFPALVLGFRPVGVALRVLRSSVLEELRSDYARTATAKGVRARLVIWRHILPNSFLPTLTYFGLEAAALLGGSAVVESIFNVPGVGQLLIQALQRRDFPLVQGIMMTTLAFVMGVNLLVDVLYGFFDPRIRY; translated from the coding sequence GTGGGTAGGTACATTCTGCATCGGCTGCTGATCATGGTGCCGACCGCGCTCGGCGGCCTGCTCGCGCTGTTCGTGATCTTCCGCGTCCTGCCGGGCGACCCGGTCCTGATGATGCTTGGCGGCGGCGAGGGCGGCTCCGTCGATCAGCGCGCCTACGCCACGCTCCGCGCGCAGTTGAACCTCGATCAGCCGATCCCGCTCCAGTTCGTGACGTGGCTCGGGGCGGTGATGCAGGGCGACCTCGGCATGTCGTACATGACGGGCCACCCGGTCGTCACCGAGATCTTCCTGCGCTTCCCCACCAGCGTCGCCCTGATGCTGATGGCGCTGGCCATCACGATCGTGCTCTCGGTACCGATGGGCATTCTGGCGGCACTCCGCCAGAACTCGGTGCTGGACTACCTGCTCAGGATCGTCGGGCTGAGCGGGCTGTCGATGCCGCCGTTCTGGATCGGCATGCTGCTGATCCTGATGCTCACCACGTTCTGGCAGTGGTATCCGCCCGCCCAGTATGCGCCGCCGTACCGCGATCCGTGGCTGGCGTTTCAGCAGCTGATCTTCCCGGCGCTGGTGCTCGGGTTCCGCCCGGTCGGCGTGGCGCTGCGGGTCCTGCGCAGCAGCGTCCTCGAAGAGCTGCGCTCGGACTACGCCCGCACGGCCACCGCGAAAGGCGTGCGCGCCCGGCTGGTGATCTGGCGGCACATCCTCCCGAACTCGTTCCTCCCGACCCTCACCTACTTCGGGCTGGAGGCCGCCGCGCTCCTGGGAGGCTCGGCCGTCGTCGAGAGCATATTCAACGTGCCGGGCGTCGGCCAGCTCCTGATTCAGGCGCTCCAGCGACGGGACTTCCCGCTCGTCCAGGGGATCATGATGACGACCCTGGCCTTCGTGATGGGCGTCAACCTTCTGGTGGACGTGCTCTACGGGTTCTTCGACCCGAGGATTCGCTACTGA